From a single Sinorhizobium sp. RAC02 genomic region:
- a CDS encoding tape measure protein has translation MAITAEQLIFQLTAKVSGFENEISAAASIFDRAAAKIESGFLRMDRRIEQSSRANASNVKAMVTAITGALGVREVAQYADAWTKAKNALVSAKVPAQAQASTMERLFKQSQDYSVQLNSQVSLYGQVSRAAAGLTDNTDDVFRFTEAVAAGLKADGRSASEASGALLQLGQALRSPIIQAEEFNSLIDGAPSLLEAAANGIARFNGDLGALIAAAKGGDLASREFFEGVIKGSNELKARVGQSADTFEGAFVRIENALTRYIGQTDEGLSASQRLIAGLNAFADDFDNLADTALKLAAVISGALVGRAIGGMITTIPIAIVSVRLLMLASSGAASAASFMAANFGGATRAIAATTAASRAFKIAAVGLLAGPIGAILGGVVTTFVAFSDQIFTAGENTEAAAAKADRYAAALRRIEGAADGAGDAVEKSGKKFLQSEVRRLKEALKTDEEAYSAAADAVRKEVDAYLKSLQEAEAEYGDDPKFKAHVAGLKAIRAGLDGTADGADRAEQALAKLLNENDGEFQPLADALKLLIQDLKVYASLIAESTDGLKEMAAARQKLTGFRSESREEAQRARQAEAFLNEQKALELRTSREKEIASLAEKYMKEATEAAKASKNAGLAITKAEAEAKARETVSARETQEGFEGAVSGYVGRVVGAESGGDTAAKNPNSSATGLGQFIESTWLAMFKKHFPGEASGMTDAAILAMRTDAAKSRTLIEAYARENAAILQKAGISVNDAADEYKLQLAHFLGPQGAINVLKAAPGTLASAVLPAAAVKANPTILGGGRTVDDVIAYGQKRAGQTSSGTERIDARDNFAKRLEEQRAYIETLKEETGLRAGINPLVDDYGQKLSTLQAAQQLFADAQREGTDAGKELTSVQQLLKGDLSKLSPVAREQALAMRALAEETGTAEAAGNRLIESQADLKDRMAESSAFGKDVLGGFIRDLREGESATDALANALDKVADKLLDMALDGLFNTNGGGGGFLGNIFGSLFGGGFKSNTTLGDFLTKGYSSGTANTGGARGKPAGVVHGQEAVIPLPSGGKVPVQLSAPNLAPLPLHAPDLSGYGRSSPEIRYVEVPYVAEMAATDNGEMISRFRRISQEEIGSATPQIVGKSVAAVGKRARSTKSYLG, from the coding sequence AGGCAAAGAACGCGCTTGTCTCGGCCAAAGTGCCCGCGCAGGCGCAGGCTTCCACGATGGAACGGCTCTTCAAGCAGTCGCAGGATTACAGCGTCCAGCTCAATTCGCAGGTGTCGCTATACGGTCAGGTTAGCCGAGCTGCTGCTGGCCTGACCGACAATACCGACGATGTATTCCGGTTCACGGAGGCCGTCGCCGCCGGGCTCAAAGCAGACGGTCGGTCGGCCTCGGAGGCCTCCGGCGCCTTGCTCCAGTTGGGACAGGCACTCCGTTCGCCGATCATTCAGGCGGAGGAGTTCAATTCGCTTATCGACGGAGCGCCTTCTCTCCTGGAGGCCGCTGCGAACGGTATCGCTCGCTTCAACGGTGATCTCGGTGCGCTGATTGCTGCCGCAAAGGGCGGCGACCTCGCCAGCCGCGAATTCTTCGAGGGCGTCATCAAGGGTTCCAATGAACTGAAGGCACGCGTTGGGCAGTCGGCTGACACGTTTGAAGGTGCATTCGTTCGGATCGAAAACGCACTCACCCGGTATATCGGTCAGACCGACGAGGGGCTTAGCGCGTCGCAGCGGCTTATCGCAGGCCTCAACGCCTTCGCCGATGACTTCGACAACCTGGCCGATACCGCCCTCAAGCTCGCAGCGGTGATTTCCGGTGCTTTGGTCGGGCGCGCGATCGGCGGGATGATCACCACCATCCCTATCGCCATCGTATCCGTGCGCCTTCTGATGCTGGCATCGTCCGGCGCCGCCAGCGCTGCTTCGTTCATGGCTGCCAACTTCGGCGGCGCAACGCGCGCCATTGCCGCGACGACAGCGGCCTCCCGGGCATTCAAGATTGCCGCAGTTGGCCTGTTGGCTGGGCCTATCGGCGCAATTCTTGGCGGCGTCGTGACGACATTCGTAGCGTTCTCGGATCAGATATTCACGGCTGGGGAAAATACGGAAGCCGCTGCCGCGAAAGCTGACCGCTATGCCGCCGCGCTTCGCCGGATCGAAGGTGCCGCCGACGGCGCCGGCGATGCCGTAGAGAAAAGCGGGAAGAAGTTCCTTCAGAGCGAAGTCCGCCGCCTCAAAGAGGCGCTGAAAACCGATGAGGAGGCCTACTCTGCCGCGGCTGATGCCGTCAGGAAGGAGGTGGATGCGTACCTCAAGTCCTTGCAAGAAGCAGAGGCGGAGTACGGCGATGATCCAAAGTTCAAGGCTCACGTTGCCGGGCTCAAGGCCATTCGCGCGGGACTGGATGGCACAGCCGACGGCGCGGATAGGGCAGAACAGGCACTTGCCAAATTGCTCAATGAAAACGATGGCGAGTTCCAGCCTCTTGCCGACGCGCTCAAACTTCTGATCCAAGACCTCAAGGTCTATGCGAGCCTCATCGCTGAAAGCACCGACGGACTGAAGGAAATGGCCGCGGCCCGTCAGAAGCTGACCGGTTTCCGGTCGGAGAGCCGTGAGGAGGCTCAGCGTGCGCGGCAGGCTGAGGCCTTCCTGAACGAGCAAAAAGCTCTGGAACTCCGGACCTCTCGGGAAAAGGAAATCGCCAGCCTCGCCGAAAAATACATGAAGGAGGCGACCGAAGCGGCGAAGGCCTCGAAGAACGCTGGCCTCGCCATCACGAAAGCGGAGGCGGAAGCGAAGGCACGAGAGACGGTCAGCGCGAGAGAGACGCAGGAAGGTTTCGAGGGCGCGGTCTCCGGCTATGTCGGCCGTGTCGTCGGCGCGGAATCCGGTGGCGACACTGCGGCGAAAAATCCGAACAGCTCAGCGACGGGCCTTGGGCAGTTCATCGAGAGCACCTGGCTCGCGATGTTCAAGAAGCATTTCCCCGGCGAGGCTTCCGGCATGACGGATGCTGCCATCCTGGCGATGCGGACGGACGCCGCGAAGTCTCGCACCTTGATCGAGGCCTATGCCCGCGAGAATGCCGCCATCCTCCAGAAGGCCGGGATCTCCGTCAACGATGCCGCTGACGAATACAAGTTGCAGCTTGCCCACTTCCTCGGGCCGCAGGGTGCAATCAACGTCCTGAAGGCCGCGCCGGGTACGCTCGCGTCGGCCGTTCTGCCGGCGGCTGCGGTCAAGGCAAACCCGACCATCCTGGGCGGTGGCCGGACAGTCGACGACGTCATCGCCTACGGTCAGAAGCGGGCCGGCCAGACCTCCAGCGGAACCGAGCGGATCGATGCGCGCGACAACTTCGCAAAAAGGCTCGAGGAGCAGCGGGCCTATATCGAGACCCTGAAGGAGGAGACCGGACTTCGTGCCGGGATCAATCCGCTGGTCGACGATTATGGGCAGAAGCTCTCCACGCTTCAGGCGGCGCAACAGCTCTTTGCCGACGCGCAGCGCGAAGGCACCGACGCGGGCAAGGAGTTGACAAGTGTCCAGCAGCTTCTCAAGGGCGACCTTTCGAAACTGTCGCCGGTTGCGCGGGAGCAGGCACTGGCGATGCGGGCGCTGGCGGAAGAGACGGGAACCGCCGAGGCGGCTGGAAACCGGTTGATCGAATCGCAAGCCGACCTGAAGGACCGGATGGCGGAATCGTCCGCGTTCGGGAAGGACGTCCTGGGCGGGTTCATCCGCGATCTGCGAGAGGGCGAGTCCGCCACCGATGCGTTGGCGAACGCGCTGGACAAGGTCGCCGACAAGCTGCTCGACATGGCGCTCGATGGCCTCTTCAACACGAACGGCGGGGGCGGCGGCTTCCTTGGCAACATCTTCGGCAGCCTCTTCGGTGGGGGGTTCAAATCCAACACGACCCTCGGCGACTTCCTGACGAAGGGTTATTCCTCCGGCACGGCCAATACGGGCGGTGCGCGCGGAAAACCGGCCGGCGTCGTGCATGGGCAAGAGGCGGTCATTCCGTTGCCTTCCGGTGGCAAGGTGCCGGTGCAGCTTTCAGCGCCGAACCTCGCTCCCCTGCCGCTCCATGCCCCCGATCTCTCCGGCTATGGTCGGTCGTCGCCGGAAATCCGCTATGTTGAGGTGCCGTATGTCGCCGAGATGGCCGCAACCGACAACGGCGAGATGATCAGCCGCTTTCGCCGGATCAGCCAGGAGGAAATCGGCTCGGCGACGCCGCAGATCGTGGGCAAGTCGGTTGCCGCCGTGGGCAAGCGCGCCCGCTCCACGAAATCCTACCTGGGCTGA